From one Chryseobacterium sp. 3008163 genomic stretch:
- a CDS encoding ATP-dependent DNA ligase, producing MRHFAELINALESTNKTNAKIDAIIDYLERAPDDDKLWFIALFTGKRPKRNVNTNYMKEWALEIIQLPFWLFQESYSSVGDLGETISLILPPPTEKIEKTLSEWMNEIIGLKTKTEAEKKEFVLNSWNGLDYTERLIFNKLLGGSFRIGVSSKTLINSLTKFSGQEASTLMHSLMGKWQPDEVSFKELISAENINPDNSKPYPFCLAYPLEKELEDLGKPEEWLIEYKWDGIRGQIIRRNDEVFIWSRGEELVTEQFPEIAETIKAMKGNFVIDGEILAVKEGNVLNFNELQKRLNRKTLTKKMLTEIPIEVFAYDILELEGTDLREKPISARRAMLEELLLNEAPENIKISQTIDFEDWSKLDLIRENSREINSEGLMLKQKNSNYHSGRKKGDWWKWKISPLTIDAVLIYAQKGSGRRSAYYTDYSFAVKSGDKLVTIAKAYSGLTDKEIMEVSKFVNKNAIEKFGPVRTVKAELVFEIAFEGIGFSNRHKSGVALRFPRILRWRKDKTVNDIDDIDDIKKLIQ from the coding sequence ATGAGACATTTCGCAGAACTCATCAACGCTTTGGAAAGCACGAATAAAACCAATGCTAAAATCGATGCCATCATCGATTATCTTGAGCGTGCGCCTGATGATGACAAATTGTGGTTCATCGCCCTATTTACGGGGAAAAGACCCAAGCGAAATGTCAACACCAACTATATGAAAGAATGGGCTTTGGAAATCATCCAATTGCCGTTCTGGCTCTTTCAGGAAAGTTATTCTTCGGTCGGCGATTTGGGTGAAACGATATCATTGATTCTTCCTCCGCCAACTGAAAAAATCGAGAAAACACTGTCTGAATGGATGAATGAAATCATCGGACTGAAAACCAAAACTGAAGCCGAGAAAAAAGAGTTTGTTCTCAATTCCTGGAACGGTTTAGATTATACCGAACGGTTGATTTTCAATAAATTATTGGGCGGAAGTTTTAGAATTGGCGTTTCATCGAAAACTCTGATTAATTCTTTGACTAAATTTTCAGGACAGGAAGCAAGCACATTGATGCACAGCTTGATGGGAAAATGGCAACCCGATGAAGTTTCATTTAAAGAATTGATTTCGGCTGAAAATATAAATCCCGATAATTCAAAACCCTACCCTTTTTGTTTGGCTTATCCGCTTGAAAAAGAGCTGGAAGATTTGGGAAAACCCGAAGAATGGCTTATTGAATATAAATGGGATGGAATCCGTGGACAAATCATCAGAAGAAATGACGAAGTTTTCATCTGGTCGCGTGGTGAAGAACTCGTGACCGAGCAATTTCCCGAAATTGCTGAGACCATAAAAGCGATGAAAGGCAACTTTGTGATTGATGGAGAAATACTTGCGGTAAAGGAAGGTAACGTTTTAAATTTTAACGAATTACAAAAACGATTAAACCGTAAAACTTTAACTAAAAAAATGCTCACTGAAATTCCAATTGAAGTTTTTGCATACGATATTTTGGAACTCGAAGGAACGGATTTGAGAGAAAAACCCATCTCTGCCAGAAGAGCAATGTTGGAGGAATTATTATTAAATGAAGCTCCCGAAAACATCAAAATTTCTCAGACAATTGATTTTGAAGACTGGAGCAAATTAGATTTAATCAGGGAAAACTCAAGGGAAATCAACAGTGAAGGTTTGATGTTGAAACAGAAAAATTCGAATTATCATTCCGGACGAAAAAAAGGCGATTGGTGGAAATGGAAAATAAGCCCATTGACGATTGACGCCGTCTTAATTTATGCTCAAAAAGGTAGCGGAAGACGAAGTGCCTATTATACCGATTACAGTTTTGCCGTGAAAAGTGGCGATAAACTGGTCACTATTGCCAAAGCCTATTCCGGATTGACCGATAAAGAAATAATGGAAGTCAGCAAGTTTGTGAATAAAAATGCAATTGAAAAATTCGGTCCTGTTCGTACTGTGAAAGCTGAATTGGTTTTTGAAATTGCGTTTGAAGGAATTGGCTTCAGCAACCGACACAAAAGCGGTGTGGCATTGCGTTTCCCAAGGATTTTAAGATGGAGGAAAGATAAAACTGTAAATGATATTGATGATATTGATGATATTAAGAAATTGATACAATAA
- a CDS encoding ligase-associated DNA damage response exonuclease, translated as MKLITFTNKGIYCPQGKFYIDPWRPVDYAVITHGHADHARWGMKKYLCHHFTKPILHQRISPDIECQTLQYGEVLDINGVKLSMHPAGHIIGSAQIRLEYKGYVSVVSGDYKVQDDGLSTPFELVRCNEFVTESTFGLPIYNWLEVPNLNKRLQSWVLRNQENQKTSVFIGYSLGKAQRIMKAVEGMGKIHVHYSIGKLNKAFEEVGIVLPDYEVPDFRESIKHVAGDIVIVPPALLDSNVIKKIPDAATAICSGWMQVRGARRWRSMDAGFPMSDHADWKGLLQAIKATEAEIVHVTHGQTEVFSKYLNEIGINSDVVETLYGDDDDEVVEKETIEKPEV; from the coding sequence TTGAAACTCATCACATTCACAAACAAAGGTATTTATTGTCCGCAGGGGAAATTTTATATTGACCCTTGGCGACCTGTAGATTATGCGGTCATCACCCACGGTCACGCAGATCACGCCCGTTGGGGAATGAAAAAATATCTTTGCCATCACTTCACAAAACCTATTTTACATCAAAGAATTTCTCCGGATATCGAATGTCAGACTTTGCAGTACGGCGAAGTTTTAGACATTAATGGTGTCAAGCTTTCTATGCATCCGGCTGGTCATATCATTGGCTCGGCGCAGATTCGTTTGGAATACAAAGGGTATGTGAGCGTTGTCTCTGGAGATTATAAAGTTCAGGATGATGGTTTAAGCACGCCTTTTGAATTGGTAAGATGCAATGAATTTGTGACTGAAAGTACGTTCGGACTTCCCATTTACAACTGGCTGGAAGTTCCGAATTTAAATAAAAGACTTCAGAGTTGGGTTTTAAGAAATCAGGAAAATCAGAAGACTTCTGTGTTCATCGGATATTCTTTGGGCAAGGCGCAGCGAATTATGAAAGCCGTTGAAGGAATGGGAAAAATCCACGTCCACTACTCGATTGGAAAGCTGAATAAAGCCTTTGAGGAAGTCGGAATTGTGCTTCCTGATTATGAAGTTCCCGATTTCAGAGAAAGCATTAAACACGTTGCTGGTGATATTGTCATCGTTCCGCCCGCTTTGTTGGACAGCAATGTCATCAAGAAAATTCCTGATGCGGCAACAGCGATTTGTTCAGGTTGGATGCAGGTTCGCGGTGCAAGAAGATGGCGAAGTATGGATGCCGGTTTTCCAATGAGCGATCACGCCGATTGGAAGGGTCTGTTACAGGCTATCAAAGCGACAGAAGCAGAAATCGTTCACGTAACTCACGGACAGACCGAAGTTTTTTCAAAATATTTAAACGAAATCGGAATAAATTCTGACGTAGTAGAAACCTTATACGGAGATGACGATGATGAAGTCGTCGAAAAAGAAACCATCGAAAAACCTGAAGTATGA
- a CDS encoding Crp/Fnr family transcriptional regulator → MKDNLLQASSEPLLNYFNNIIPLNAEETQLVTEFFKSRLYRKKQYVLQENDVCNQFNFVVRGCLRMYKIDEKGNTHILQFASENWWLSDIGSFHQKKPSELCIDALEDTMILQISYENLIRLYISAPKFDRIFRVLIEDSFVTLQNRLLQNISSTAEDRYLSFLKTYSHLSNRLSQTQIASFLGITPEFLSKLKAKLLKEKS, encoded by the coding sequence ATGAAAGATAATCTGCTTCAAGCTTCTTCAGAGCCATTACTAAATTATTTTAATAATATAATTCCTTTGAATGCGGAAGAAACTCAACTTGTGACAGAATTTTTTAAATCGAGACTTTACAGGAAAAAACAATATGTTTTGCAGGAAAATGATGTCTGTAATCAATTCAATTTTGTTGTTCGTGGCTGTTTGAGAATGTATAAAATTGATGAAAAAGGAAATACACATATCCTTCAATTTGCTTCAGAAAACTGGTGGTTGAGTGATATTGGAAGTTTTCATCAGAAAAAACCTTCAGAATTGTGCATCGATGCGTTGGAAGATACGATGATTCTTCAGATTAGCTATGAAAATTTAATCAGGCTATATATTTCTGCTCCAAAATTTGACAGAATTTTCAGGGTTTTAATTGAAGACAGTTTTGTCACACTTCAAAATCGATTGCTTCAAAACATAAGTTCGACAGCCGAAGACCGGTATCTTTCTTTTCTGAAAACCTATTCTCATCTTTCCAACCGGCTTTCACAAACGCAGATTGCTTCATTTTTGGGTATTACACCCGAATTTTTAAGCAAGCTAAAAGCTAAACTTCTTAAAGAAAAATCTTAA
- a CDS encoding NADPH-dependent F420 reductase, which produces MTTTSKVAVIGLGNIGQAVAGNLAKSENQFIVADRNLEKAKELSAKWGNNVLPSDIPNAVKNAQILVLAIPFEAIEGFLKEYSKDLEGKIIVDPSNPISPDENGGFKKIIGENESAGEINSKFLPENAMLVKALGTLGASSLSESAYQNPEKSVLFYATDDESINPEVEGLINDSGFEPLRIGGINQSIRIEVFGDLHEFGALGKPITLTEAKGKI; this is translated from the coding sequence ATGACAACAACATCAAAAGTAGCCGTAATCGGCTTAGGGAATATTGGACAGGCAGTTGCGGGAAATCTTGCAAAATCTGAAAATCAGTTTATCGTTGCCGACAGAAACCTTGAAAAAGCAAAAGAATTATCTGCAAAATGGGGAAATAATGTTCTTCCGAGTGATATTCCGAATGCTGTAAAAAATGCACAAATTTTGGTTTTAGCCATACCGTTTGAAGCGATTGAAGGATTTTTAAAAGAATATTCAAAAGATTTGGAAGGAAAAATTATTGTTGACCCTTCTAATCCAATTTCTCCGGATGAAAATGGAGGTTTCAAAAAAATCATTGGCGAAAATGAATCTGCCGGAGAAATCAATTCGAAATTTTTACCTGAAAATGCAATGTTAGTTAAGGCTTTAGGAACTCTTGGTGCTTCCTCTTTATCAGAATCTGCTTATCAAAATCCGGAGAAATCAGTTTTATTTTATGCTACTGATGATGAAAGTATCAATCCTGAAGTAGAGGGTTTAATTAATGATAGTGGATTTGAGCCTTTAAGAATCGGTGGCATTAATCAATCAATCAGAATTGAAGTTTTTGGAGACCTTCACGAGTTCGGTGCGTTGGGAAAACCAATTACATTAACTGAAGCAAAAGGAAAAATATAA
- a CDS encoding rhodanese-like domain-containing protein: MSLGTIRESYVELDPDKTYITVCSHGLRSVKVENILKEKGFKKVYNGGAWSDFAEKLRFKIKIPKEINSSGIII, from the coding sequence ATTTCTTTAGGAACAATTCGTGAAAGTTACGTCGAACTTGATCCTGATAAAACGTATATCACGGTTTGTTCGCACGGTTTGAGAAGTGTAAAAGTTGAAAATATTTTAAAAGAAAAAGGTTTCAAAAAAGTTTACAATGGCGGTGCGTGGAGCGATTTTGCAGAAAAACTTAGATTTAAAATAAAAATTCCGAAAGAAATAAACTCTTCCGGAATAATAATCTGA
- a CDS encoding NADH:flavin oxidoreductase yields MNIDALFAPFNYKNLNLKNRLVMAPMTRAQSNNGVPTKAIEDYYARRAAANVGLILSEGTVINRPASKNIQNIPDFYGTEALQGWKNVIDAVHQNGGKMGPQIWHVGDTRSSEAYPEIPMEKASTMSLEDIKDTIAQFAASAKSAKDLGFDCIEIHGAHGYLIDQFFWEVTNTRTDEYGGKNIKERSRFAVDVIKAIRAAVGEDFTIIIRLSQWKQQDYKSRLATTPSEMEDWLLPLKDAGVDIFHCSQRRFWEPEFEGSDLNFAGWAKKITGQPTITVGSVGLKGDFMSAFAGEGSEKADLSELLRRFERQDFDLVAVGRALLTDHQWVQKIKEGRTEEISDFSAESLGVLY; encoded by the coding sequence ATGAATATAGACGCATTATTTGCTCCATTCAATTATAAAAATCTGAACCTTAAAAACAGATTAGTAATGGCACCCATGACAAGAGCCCAATCTAATAATGGAGTTCCAACAAAGGCAATTGAAGATTACTATGCAAGAAGAGCTGCGGCAAACGTAGGCTTGATTTTATCAGAAGGTACAGTAATCAATCGTCCTGCCTCAAAAAACATTCAAAACATTCCCGATTTCTACGGAACGGAAGCTTTGCAAGGCTGGAAAAACGTAATTGATGCCGTTCATCAAAATGGTGGAAAAATGGGGCCGCAAATCTGGCACGTTGGTGATACAAGAAGTTCTGAAGCTTATCCGGAAATTCCGATGGAAAAAGCTTCTACCATGTCTTTGGAAGATATCAAAGATACAATCGCACAGTTTGCAGCATCAGCAAAATCAGCTAAAGATTTAGGATTCGATTGTATCGAAATTCACGGAGCTCACGGTTATTTGATCGATCAGTTTTTCTGGGAAGTTACCAATACCAGAACAGATGAATATGGCGGGAAAAACATTAAGGAAAGAAGCCGTTTTGCAGTTGATGTCATTAAAGCAATCAGAGCTGCGGTGGGCGAAGATTTTACCATCATTATCCGTCTTTCTCAGTGGAAGCAACAGGATTACAAAAGCAGATTGGCAACAACACCATCAGAGATGGAAGACTGGCTTTTACCATTGAAAGATGCCGGAGTTGATATTTTCCATTGTTCTCAGCGTCGTTTTTGGGAACCGGAATTTGAAGGTTCTGATTTAAATTTTGCAGGTTGGGCAAAGAAAATTACGGGTCAGCCAACGATAACTGTAGGTTCTGTAGGTCTAAAAGGCGATTTCATGAGTGCATTTGCCGGTGAAGGAAGCGAAAAGGCTGATCTTTCAGAATTGTTGCGCAGATTTGAGCGTCAGGATTTTGATCTCGTTGCTGTAGGCCGTGCATTGTTGACAGATCATCAGTGGGTACAAAAAATAAAAGAAGGAAGAACCGAAGAAATTTCAGATTTTTCTGCCGAGAGCCTTGGCGTATTGTATTAA
- a CDS encoding winged helix-turn-helix transcriptional regulator produces MRQEKIKHCSCPLGKAMSALGSKWKPIIVLVIKDRILRFGEIAARISVISRKVLTDQLREMEEDNLVTRQEFKELPPRVEYRLTEKGLALLPILSLLEEWEKQFDFSEKNLDVIV; encoded by the coding sequence ATGAGACAAGAAAAGATTAAGCATTGCAGCTGTCCTCTCGGAAAAGCCATGTCGGCTTTGGGTAGTAAATGGAAACCGATTATTGTACTGGTCATTAAAGATCGCATCTTAAGATTCGGTGAGATTGCAGCAAGAATTTCAGTTATTTCACGAAAAGTTCTTACAGATCAGTTGCGAGAGATGGAAGAAGACAATTTGGTAACCCGTCAAGAATTCAAAGAACTTCCGCCGAGAGTAGAGTACAGACTTACTGAGAAAGGCTTGGCATTATTACCCATTTTAAGCTTACTTGAAGAATGGGAAAAACAATTTGATTTTTCTGAGAAAAATTTGGATGTTATTGTTTAA
- a CDS encoding chloramphenicol acetyltransferase has product MRVIDIESWNRKEHFEFFSKMKSPFFGFTTEVDCTKAYDDAKEQGHSFYAVYLHKSMIAINTVDELKLRIVDRKVILYDEVHVGGTIGRPDGTFGFSFFHYSEDFETFNKELQKEVKSVQNSTGLGISNDVLPINHIRHTTIPWKSFSAMLHPTNFDPKECIPKITFGKFNIRDGKKYLPVSIEAHHGLADGIHLAKYFEEFERQLSL; this is encoded by the coding sequence ATGAGAGTAATAGATATTGAAAGCTGGAACAGAAAGGAACATTTCGAATTCTTCTCAAAAATGAAAAGTCCGTTTTTCGGATTTACAACTGAAGTTGACTGTACAAAAGCTTATGATGATGCAAAAGAACAAGGACATTCTTTTTATGCTGTTTATCTTCACAAATCAATGATTGCCATCAATACGGTAGATGAATTGAAACTTAGAATCGTTGACAGAAAAGTAATTTTATATGATGAAGTTCACGTCGGAGGTACTATCGGAAGACCCGACGGAACATTTGGTTTTTCATTTTTCCATTATTCAGAAGATTTCGAAACTTTTAATAAAGAATTGCAAAAGGAAGTAAAATCTGTGCAAAACTCAACAGGATTAGGAATCAGCAATGATGTTTTACCGATCAATCATATCAGACATACGACTATTCCTTGGAAATCGTTTTCTGCCATGCTTCATCCAACTAATTTTGATCCGAAAGAATGTATTCCGAAAATTACATTTGGAAAATTCAATATCCGTGATGGTAAAAAATATCTTCCTGTTTCTATCGAAGCCCATCATGGTTTAGCAGATGGAATTCATTTGGCAAAATACTTTGAAGAGTTTGAGAGACAACTAAGTTTGTAA
- a CDS encoding NUDIX hydrolase yields MDSQQQFLSKSEEAKDLYLSHLSADPVVFGFDKSELKVLLLQMTYRKQWLLPGGYVKKDEDLDEAAKRVLKERAGISDVYLEEFAVFGKKKRSEFYFEDFDDSLWHKQRFVSIGYYALYNPDNANLIIDEFSDKCEWVYLSQLNEIELAMDHREIIDKALLALRERISYKPIGYNLLPEKFTLSELQKLYETILGKELNRGNFYRKIKNLGILRKLDEQRRGGAHKSPDLYSFDEDNYKKALENGLNNW; encoded by the coding sequence ATGGATTCACAACAACAATTTTTAAGTAAATCTGAAGAGGCTAAAGACCTTTACCTATCCCATCTGTCAGCCGATCCGGTAGTTTTTGGTTTTGATAAAAGTGAATTGAAAGTTCTACTCCTTCAGATGACCTATCGCAAACAATGGCTTTTGCCAGGCGGATATGTGAAAAAAGATGAAGATTTGGACGAAGCTGCAAAGAGAGTTTTGAAAGAAAGAGCCGGAATATCAGATGTTTATCTAGAAGAATTTGCTGTTTTTGGAAAAAAGAAAAGAAGTGAATTTTATTTCGAAGATTTTGATGATTCTCTATGGCACAAACAACGTTTTGTATCTATAGGATATTATGCTTTGTATAATCCTGACAATGCAAATCTAATCATTGACGAATTCAGTGATAAGTGCGAGTGGGTATATCTAAGCCAGCTAAACGAAATTGAATTGGCGATGGATCACCGCGAAATCATTGATAAAGCATTACTCGCTTTAAGAGAACGAATTTCGTATAAACCAATCGGTTATAATCTTTTACCTGAAAAGTTCACTCTTTCAGAATTGCAGAAATTGTATGAAACCATTTTAGGAAAAGAGCTCAACAGAGGAAATTTCTACAGAAAAATTAAAAATTTGGGTATTCTCAGAAAATTAGATGAGCAACGCCGTGGCGGTGCCCACAAGTCTCCTGACCTTTATTCTTTTGATGAAGATAATTATAAGAAAGCTTTAGAAAACGGTTTAAATAACTGGTAA
- a CDS encoding TonB-dependent receptor produces the protein MRKSTLKISALGLMFSFASVFGQEKTDTLAVKNALNAVKTEEGVKTVTTSSKEDNNRNVMLNAANNTSPRDVNIGLPSTVGGITILENDLPAVYFFWPELPNKTWRQSVGLEKTGLLKMDQLANTMGDLGFAVNSYSQTGTKDFKLKGKFTTSTFGWLQGDVNVSGPISKNGWTYTVGAFANFDPSTYKLGFTRNVDETKIFRAGVTKYFNDDKGKISIQYKYADSYSITNYAVFQYGENGKVTELDNFRIGRDSYVVRDGQIKMKDILSGNTYWANMDGNDSRNTSHNIDIFGNYLLNNGWNFKFSTRAHFATAKSSNIIPLSIFNANAAAGYTIASTGQVYTGAVGTQLAMHTPSTPITNIAGRFSLNKQLGNHNVTFGVLEQYYNIDKFTSNRSFFFQTVEPQPQRLIGTTTDADGFYNYNAGGEFHSGTENKLSVYGTDEWKVSDNFNLSYGLHLRNHIIDGEYSLTPRTVGFNFTDPSQFNQINQSFFQIGGSLNATYNITKNFGVIANALYTEENRRLESYSQAFEPNTNKIKSPLGALGIFWNTDYIQLISQATYLKKNNNLNRYNLVNPANTTQAQNVTVYYDIQTIGWTTDFVVKPFKGFNLHYLLTLQNPVYKKFNFNAFGTAYDYNDNNVLGVAKVLMEIDPSYTIDKWRFWASFRYFSKQYANLTNALYFAPRWETFGGVSYTVNKNINLGATVINFLNQRGASGTINGAELITDASPYYGKLLTGTYIMPLTGQFSVSFNF, from the coding sequence ATGAGAAAATCTACACTTAAAATTTCAGCTTTGGGACTAATGTTTTCCTTTGCTTCAGTTTTTGGACAAGAAAAAACTGATACGCTGGCTGTAAAGAATGCACTGAATGCTGTAAAAACAGAGGAAGGCGTAAAAACCGTGACCACTTCTTCAAAAGAAGACAACAACAGAAACGTAATGTTGAACGCAGCCAACAACACAAGTCCAAGAGACGTGAACATCGGTTTGCCATCAACAGTGGGTGGAATTACCATTCTTGAAAATGATTTACCTGCCGTTTATTTCTTTTGGCCGGAACTTCCGAACAAAACCTGGAGACAAAGTGTAGGCTTGGAAAAAACAGGATTGTTGAAAATGGATCAGCTTGCAAACACAATGGGCGATCTTGGTTTTGCAGTTAATTCTTATTCTCAGACTGGAACCAAAGATTTTAAACTAAAAGGAAAATTCACGACGAGTACTTTCGGTTGGTTGCAGGGAGATGTAAATGTTTCCGGACCAATTTCTAAAAACGGCTGGACGTACACTGTTGGTGCTTTTGCCAATTTCGACCCGAGTACTTACAAATTGGGATTTACCAGAAATGTAGATGAAACAAAAATTTTCAGAGCAGGTGTTACCAAATATTTTAATGATGATAAAGGAAAGATTTCGATTCAATATAAATATGCAGATTCTTACAGCATCACCAATTATGCAGTTTTCCAATATGGAGAAAACGGAAAAGTAACCGAGTTGGACAACTTCAGAATCGGTAGAGATTCTTATGTTGTCAGAGACGGACAAATAAAAATGAAAGACATTCTTTCCGGAAATACCTACTGGGCAAATATGGACGGAAACGACAGTAGAAATACATCCCACAACATCGATATCTTCGGTAATTATTTATTAAACAACGGCTGGAATTTCAAATTTTCAACCAGAGCCCACTTTGCAACAGCGAAGTCTTCGAACATTATCCCTTTAAGTATTTTCAATGCCAATGCTGCTGCGGGTTACACGATTGCTTCAACAGGTCAGGTTTACACAGGAGCGGTTGGAACTCAGTTGGCAATGCATACGCCTTCAACGCCGATTACCAATATTGCAGGACGTTTTTCATTAAACAAACAATTAGGAAATCATAATGTTACTTTTGGAGTCTTAGAACAATATTACAATATAGATAAATTCACATCAAACAGATCTTTCTTCTTCCAGACTGTTGAGCCACAGCCTCAAAGACTGATCGGAACGACGACTGACGCAGACGGTTTTTACAACTACAATGCAGGAGGAGAATTCCACAGCGGTACAGAAAACAAACTTTCAGTGTACGGAACAGACGAATGGAAAGTTTCAGATAACTTCAATTTAAGTTACGGTTTACATTTAAGAAATCATATCATTGATGGCGAATATTCTTTGACGCCAAGAACTGTAGGTTTTAATTTCACAGACCCAAGCCAGTTTAATCAAATCAATCAAAGTTTCTTCCAGATTGGAGGTAGTTTAAACGCAACTTATAACATTACCAAAAACTTTGGAGTTATCGCAAACGCTTTATATACCGAGGAAAACAGAAGATTAGAAAGTTATTCGCAGGCTTTTGAACCGAATACCAATAAAATTAAAAGTCCGTTGGGAGCGTTGGGGATTTTCTGGAACACAGATTACATTCAGTTGATTTCTCAGGCGACTTATCTTAAAAAGAACAATAACTTAAACAGATATAATTTGGTAAACCCTGCAAATACGACTCAAGCTCAAAACGTTACGGTTTATTATGATATTCAGACGATTGGATGGACAACCGATTTTGTAGTAAAACCTTTCAAAGGATTTAATTTACATTATTTATTGACTTTACAGAATCCTGTGTATAAGAAATTCAATTTCAATGCTTTCGGAACAGCTTACGATTACAACGACAACAATGTGTTGGGAGTTGCTAAAGTGCTGATGGAAATTGACCCAAGTTATACGATTGACAAATGGAGATTCTGGGCAAGTTTCAGATATTTCTCAAAACAATATGCAAACCTTACGAATGCACTTTACTTCGCACCAAGATGGGAAACTTTCGGTGGGGTAAGTTATACGGTGAACAAAAACATCAACCTTGGCGCAACGGTTATCAACTTCCTGAACCAAAGAGGAGCGAGTGGAACCATCAACGGTGCTGAACTGATTACCGATGCAAGTCCATACTACGGAAAACTGTTGACGGGAACATACATTATGCCATTGACAGGTCAGTTTTCTGTAAGCTTTAATTTCTAA